AAGCAATTAAGCTTACAATTAAAAAAGGCTAATTGGAAGATAAAAACCTACggagagatttaaaatatttacctgtCATCTTTATAAGATTTGTAATCCTTGTAATCTTTTGAagttttctcctgctttcttgaCCCACTGGATTCCCTGGAACCCTTTGAGTCTCCTCGCTCTTTACTTCGTTCTTTTCTACGGCGGTCAATGTCATGCCGAAGATCAGCAGAATCACACCTTAATTTTTTATCCCCCtgtaagcaaaaatatatttctgaacaaaattttaaaataaaatacccagAAGAGaatctgaaaaagcaaattgtgcctccatttttaaaaaggcaagaCAGAATTTACAACAAGCTCTTCAGCACGCAAATTGACTTTAAGTGATGCCCTTTACATGCTAGATCCGCATAGAGAACAGCTAAGaacttacattttaaacaagCGTTCCCATCAAGCCAACACAATATCTATTTTTTGATGCAGACCAACGATAACATATTGTTTGGTAGGTTATTTAAGTATAcgatttttttctggttaattGTTTTTAGCAGAGCACAAGCACCTTATCAATTCAGCCGTACTACTCACTGAGCAcctcagtacttttttttttctcctcatattCTTTGTCCTTGGGCAGTGTAGCACCACAAAATTTGCCAAGAAGTATCAAAAAGAAGAAACGAAGAGTGGGAGAAAATTTGACCTTATAAGCCACATTATCAATATGCTAGCATCATGCTACACAGACTAGCTTCTTGGTAAGACGTTTtacttaaagaagaaaaacattctgaaacaCAAATATTCTACAtactacaaattattttataagaTTACTGTACACAAACTCACATGAAGGGGAAGTTCAGattcaaagtgaaaaacatcactttaatttagaaatacagaTACGACATTTACTCAGAACCTACTTTTtgactttcttctttaaaagctCTCTCTTCACCTGCTAAACGGGTATGCTTCCTCAGGGCACTTGGAGAGATGTCAATTCtcctaaatgaaaaataaaagcagcgTCTAGCCATACAGGTACATGATTGTTTATGGCCTCACACATTTCAACAGAAATCTGAACAACAAGGCACTCTTGCAGAAGAACAAACTTTCTGTATATAAAAGACCCACCATCagaatagagaagaaaattaaaaattaaaaagcttgtttctctgatgtacacaaaagaaatacattaaacaGTTTGATTTTTCGCATTTCAAGCAGAGCTTTCAAGATATACAGAGTATTTAATGAGTTATTTCAAAAGATCAGTGTATATATAGCCAATTCAAAATCcagccccccaaaaaatcatgaaaactgATAGCTCGTTGTatagttaaaattatttatcaGTTAAAGATCTTATGAAGCTCAATAAGGAATACGGAGATAATATATCCTCACATGCAACACAAATACAGTACACTGCATCATGTAAGTAAAGCACATGATCAGAAACTACATCTGCATGCCTACCTTCTTACCTTTCAGGCTCTCAGATTTCTCAAAAAACTGCTGTAAATTAACAGACACAAAAACTAAAGTAGTATGAGATGGAACATTCACACTGAAGAATAAAGATGCATGTACTGGgcttcttttcatcttcaagACATATGCCCCTCAATATTTGAGCACTGCATGtgagaaaagtaaatatatcCTAAATGAGATAGAGGTAGAGAAGACATCTGCAACAAAGCCACAGATGAAGCCAGAGTTGGCTCAGATGAGTTTCcttttacaggttttttttttttaatgttttttttttttcctatttgtttttgtttggttgttttttgtatttacatgGGAATTGACAAATTATTCCATACagattagaaaacattttggcCTCTTAAAAGGAATATAAGcagatattattattatttgaaatatatgcaATTAACGTATACCTATGTATTTCTGGGCTCTTTTGCCGAGTGCAGTGCTCTTCGGTAGCTTTTTGATACGCAGTGAACCTCTCATTTAGGGTCATTCCAGCTGACTTGAAGTATTGCTCTGTTGGTTACAATAGAAAAACACTGTTTCGTTAGTTTAATTCAACTGACAGGTATTTTACTCCTGACAGAAAGGCAAGTAGCAGGCAAAAACATagtattttcagtaaatatatCAGAAAGACAAGCAAGTGTGGGGTCTTCCCTATTCTTACACATTCTGTAATCCCAACAAAGTAACAGTGCACAACATCACTGCAAGCCTACTTAGAACTACACCATGACTGTATTACATCTAATTTAAGCATCATTTACTAATTTGACTTGCTcattttcaatgacattttattctaatgaaataaaggaaaaatttcttAAGTGATTTTCTACTTCGCCCATCAGACAAAATGAGGTCACTGAGTTATGAATACTTGCAAAAAGTGCATTTCACAATTCATCTCAACTTTAACTTAAAATAAGAGCTAATTCAGTGAACACACTTAAGTAACGTATACTTCAGTAACTACATGAATGATCTAACAAGTCATTTCTTAAAGTAATACAATTTCTTGCTTTGAAGTTGTGATGATAAGCAATCCAAGACAATTAAACACATctatatgtaaataaattcatttaagCATCTGGCATCTTGGCAAACCTGACAACTTCTCTGACaagttttctcttgctttcagaGACAGTTAAATTAGCAACAGCAAACTCAAGTTTTTAAACCAGCTCAACAAATGTGTTTAAATGTAATATAGAAATACATAAAGTCATGAGCTATGAAATGTTACATATGAAGCAAGCTATCTGCTTAACAGGTCAACATACATCTGTATCAACTTACCGCCCGGCATCCAGTATTTGTCTCATAACCAACCATTAAAACTTGAAACGGCCACTACAGGGTAGTGCCTCAATCATAATTCCATCAAACACAGGAATTTGAGCTAGCAACTCTGTTTTTATGCCATTTTTGCCAGGAAGACAGAAGGTTCAACTTTGCCTGTTTGGCATCTGTATCTTTCAACAGCTATTTTACTTTTGTAACATGGATTTTgccatttcaaaacacattcCAGGACCTAGttacaatgaaaaagaaaacatcactggGCATTTTCAGCTCTACATTAATAAAGAGCTGTTCAGACTGGTCGCATCACACCAATAATGAACATAACTTCATTTTGTCAAAAGAGTTACTTAAATCTGATCATAGACCACAGCACATCTGAAATGCATAGAGAGGTTCTCCTTTCAAAAAACAGCCATAACTTTACACATACTAAAAACTTGATCAGATACTGTTAAGCTGTCATATTTAACAGTAGATTGTTTAACACACCAAAGTTTAcaggaaaacagtttgttttgtgATCAACATGTGAGAGTTTCAGTAATATTTCACCTACAGCCTGCACGTGTGCCATATGAGCCAATATTTACAGAAGCTCTCATTGGATCTATCCTTCAGTCTCTTTACTtatcaagaaaaacagataattttATAACAAAGGTTTTTATACTCTAAGCAGGTGTCCCAATAACATTTTCAATCTAATATATTAACATAATCTATTATTgctattgcttttttctttgcaagtaaTTCAAAATGCAGGAAGTCATTTGGTCTTAAGTCACCTcaagttattttgaaaacaaagacttttGAGGGAACCTTAGCACATACCTCTAGCACCAAAATCTTTGCAGTTTTATACGCTAAAGTATCGTTAAAACAATGCTTATAGAGAGATACACTGAAACTTTGGATTTTAAGAAATTATCTACTCTTCAATGAGAAGACTTTAACAGTATGTGACCTAAATAAAATGCATCCACTTTGTCAGATTTTTTCTGCAAGGAATTGTTTACGTCTTCTTATAGTAAGGAACAGCCACTACTgctaaattagaaaataattaatatataatttatttagtGGAGATTTAGCCAATGCCAACTTCCTACCATGAAGAATTTCCAGGTGAAATTTTTGTCTCTAGCATTACAATGCTGtcaaataagaataaaatgaagtaccagtgtattttaatgtcatttagAGCACAATTTCTTACACAATTTCTATTTTGAGACTATAAAAGTGCTTTCTAGTAAAGACCTGGCGATGAGCTCTGAGGTGCCCCAAAAGGAGATGCCATTGTACTTACAGTGCAAAAGACACCCATGAACCCACACTGTACCCCTTAATATAAAATTGTACATTAAAGATATTcaattaaaactgaagaaaaagaccAATGTAGTACGCTTaagcttcactgaaaaaaaaaaaaatcaaactttgtGCTACTTTAAAATTTATCAAGAAACATAGTATGACTGCTATTATGCTCTACATCGCTTGCTTTTTGATGCTTGCTTCTGATGCTACTTATTCTACGTGTACCTCAAAAGGAAAAGTCTAAATCAATATTAAGAGGGCTGAAATCTTCCCATACTAGAGACAGCAAACAGTCTTAAATGCAGTTGTCAGATGTGTATATTCAGTATGGTAAACTGAACACATACCTTTGACATGATGAACCAAGGACACTATGTGCTGAATAAATGACTCTGACGTGCTTTTGCTGGCCTGTGGCAACTTAATGTGGTCAAAGATGGATCGGAACTCTTGCTCCTTCTTGACGGAATGGACAAGTGTGCTAGCAAGCAGCCTGTCTTTAGTCAAGGAAGCGGGTCTAAAAtgcatcaacaacaaaaaagacacacaaaaagaaaccacTAGTTTAAATAAAGATGAGCGACACTGCAAGCAGATGGAGAACCACTTTGTCAAGCAGAATAATTTACCTATTGGAATCATCAAGAGGTACTGGTGCCATTTTGAGTTTAACTTCAGGACGATGGGAGTCACTGGCTATCATTTTGATCCTAAGTGGGCTCTCCTCTCTGAAGGTGGATTTTTCTCTCGCATCCAGATTCTTGTGTAGAGGGGGACTGTAATCAAAGAGTTCTTTGAGCTTTTCAGACTTTACCTGCTCAGGTGACTGAGTTTCTTTCTTCATCGTTCTCTCAGAACTCTTGTCTTCTTCCTTGTGCTTATCTTTTGTTGCACTAGGCCTTTCCACTACATAGCCAGTCTCTTTAGGCTTATAACTTTTCTCGTCTCTAAATCCATCGCTCTCTCTATTGCCCTTCATTGTTATTTTAGATTTGTATTTGGTTCCTTCCTCCTCAGCATTCCGATGAGATGCAGTAGGAAAATTTTTACCCTGATCTGCCAGGACAGACTTTCTGAACTGTCTGTAATCCTCTGTCTCCTCTGTGTCCTCCCCTTCAGAGTcattaaacttttctttcccagtctCTTTATCAACGAAATAATCTAAAGTTTCCTGATCCTCCcattccctttctccctctgtcctcccTTTTTCTGATCCTCTCTCCTTCTGGGCCTCCTTCTCCCTGGTATTACCCCTATCAAGCAGGTATACTCTAGACTCTTCATCTGTGTACCTGTGGATAGCAAAGAAGAGACTGGTAACTCTGGATTGCATTCATTCCAGTTCACTTGCATTCCTCTTTTGTGCCATTCCCACACCACCAACTAGAAAATACATTCCTCCGAGCCATTCAA
The Cygnus olor isolate bCygOlo1 chromosome 3, bCygOlo1.pri.v2, whole genome shotgun sequence genome window above contains:
- the BCLAF1 gene encoding bcl-2-associated transcription factor 1 isoform X3, translated to MGRSNSRSHSSRSKSRSQSSSRSRSRSHSRKKRYSSRSRSRTYSRSRSRDRMYSRDYRRDYRNNRGMRRPYGYRGRGRGYYQGGGGRYHRGGYRPVWNRRHSRSPRRGRSRSRSPKRRSVSSQRSRSRSRRSYRSSRSPRSSSSRSSSPYSKSPVSSKRRGSLEKQAKKTEGAPLQDSPLKNKSQDEQKDTFEHDPSESLDDFNKSSAASGDIWPGLSAYDNSPRSPHSPSIATPPSQSSSCSEAPLLSTVHSAKDTPQHSHSIQHSPERSGSGSLGNGSSRYSPSQNSPLHHIPSRRSPAKTIPSQSAPREEPRARSFYPETGEQETAKGGKFLKRYTDEESRVYLLDRGNTREKEAQKERGSEKGRTEGEREWEDQETLDYFVDKETGKEKFNDSEGEDTEETEDYRQFRKSVLADQGKNFPTASHRNAEEEGTKYKSKITMKGNRESDGFRDEKSYKPKETGYVVERPSATKDKHKEEDKSSERTMKKETQSPEQVKSEKLKELFDYSPPLHKNLDAREKSTFREESPLRIKMIASDSHRPEVKLKMAPVPLDDSNRPASLTKDRLLASTLVHSVKKEQEFRSIFDHIKLPQASKSTSESFIQHIVSLVHHVKEQYFKSAGMTLNERFTAYQKATEEHCTRQKSPEIHRRIDISPSALRKHTRLAGEERAFKEESQKGDKKLRCDSADLRHDIDRRRKERSKERGDSKGSRESSGSRKQEKTSKDYKDYKSYKDDSKYVLSVFYTAYGG